The proteins below come from a single Argentina anserina chromosome 1, drPotAnse1.1, whole genome shotgun sequence genomic window:
- the LOC126793130 gene encoding uncharacterized protein LOC126793130 produces the protein MWNYGFTRRPKTVDDVNNAAAGVAICSVLLAVIVFFSVIWKLILWGGDPLNVDFQIESATVSGLNLNGTRLTGTWDFTLVATNPNEKVTINCDTIDVSLFKHYKPYYTTNRLPSLFVNSSGHSHVDFKLGLVDHYISDSDAIDIFEETITRGLVTFQLRLEVFFTYRTKFRDVWDLEDAGLYTAMTCNPVQFVFSPNNGTGVFTGPSTVCYRGSHL, from the coding sequence ATGTGGAACTATGGCTTCACCCGTCGTCCTAAAACAGTAGACGACGTCAATAACGCTGCCGCTGGGGTGGCCATCTGCAGCGTTTTGTTGGCAGTTATAGTTTTCTTTTCCGTTATTTGGAAGTTGATACTGTGGGGGGGTGACCCCCTAAACGTAGACTTCCAGATTGAGTCGGCGACCGTGTCCGGACTGAACCTCAATGGCACTAGGTTAACCGGCACTTGGGATTTCACCCTTGTTGCCACAAACCCCAACGAGAAGGTCACCATCAACTGCGACACCATCGACGTCTCGCTGTTCAAGCATTACAAACCCTACTACACCACCAACCGGCTGCCTTCCTTGTTTGTCAACTCCTCCGGTCACAGCCATGTCGATTTCAAATTGGGTTTAGTGGACCACTATATCAGCGATAGTGACGCCATTGACATCTTTGAAGAAACAATCACTCGAGGTTTGGTCACTTTTCAGCTCAGGCTGGAGGTATTCTTCACTTATAGGACCAAGTTTCGGGATGTCTGGGATTTGGAAGATGCCGGCTTATATACGGCCATGACCTGTAATCCGGTTCAATTTGTATTTTCCCCAAATAATGGCACCGGAGTCTTTACAGGTCCGTCAACTGTATGCTACCGTGGAAGTCATCTATGA